TTGACTTTAAGGTTTTGCCGTATTTTATCGTTAACGATACGCTGGACGGCCTTGATTTCAGCCGGGGTCATGGCCGCCAGGTGGGAAAAATCAAACCTGAGGCGTTCCGGCGCCACCAGCGAGCCGCGCTGCTGAATATGCTCGCCGAGCACCTGCCGCAGGGCCGCCTGTAAAAGGTGGGTGGCGGTGTGATTGCGCTGAATGTCCCGCCGCCGCTCCATGTCCACCACCGCCCGCACTTCCTCGCCGGCGGAAAAGCCGCCTTCAACCACATGACCCTGGTGGATAGTAATATCCGGCGGCAGACGTACCGTATCCGTCACCCTAAAGCGCCCGCCAGCCCCGATTATTTCCCCGGTATCCCCCAGCTGGCCGCCCATTTCCGCGTAGAAGGGGCTGGTATCCAGCACCAGGCTGGCGGTCTGCCCGGCGGCTACCGTATCCGCCACCCGGGTGTCCACCAGGAACTTAACGATTCTGGCCTGCCGCTCCAGGCAGGTATACCCCACGAACTCCGTGGCTTTTAAATCCAGTTTGTCAGCGTCCTTAAGCTCCAGCGCCACGTCAAACTTATGAGAGGCGCGGGCGCGTTCCCGCTGCTTTTGCATTTCTGCTTCAAAGCCGGCCATGTCCACGGAGAAGCCGGACCTGGCCACGATTTCCCTGGTCAACTCGATGGGGAAGCCATAGGTATCATAAAGCTTGAAAGCGTCCGCCCCGGCAATCCGCGCGGTATTTTTACCGTCTTTGCCGGCTAAAATCTGCTCCAGGATTTCCAGTCCGGTGCTCAAGGTTTCCTCAAACCTTGTTTCTTCAAAGGTGATGAGCTTGATAATGAAGCTCTGCCGCTGCTTGAGCTCCGGGTAGATATGATTCATCTGCTTGATAGCGGTGGTCGCTATTTCCGCCAGGAAAGGCTTAGTCATCCCCAACCGCCGCCCGAATAAAGCAGCCCGGCGTAAAAGCCGCCGCAGGACATAGCCCCGCCCCTCGTTGTCCGGCAGGACGCCATCGGCGATAAGGAAAGCCAGCGAGCGCCCGTGCTCCGCCACGATGCGCATGGCGGTATCATCTTCCGGGTTGGCACCGTATTTTTTACCGGTAAGCCCGCCGACTTTGTCCATCAGCGCGGCGAAAATATCCGTGGCATAGACATTATCCTGACCGGCCATGACCATCACAATGCGCTCGAAGCCCATGCCGGTATCGATGTTGGGACGGGGGAGGGGGGTATGATTACCCTGCTCGTCCTGGAAGTACTGGGTAAAGACCAGGTTCCAGATTTCCTTAAAGCGCCCGCACTCACAGTTGGGCTGGCAGTCGCTCTTACCGCAGCCTTTATCCACGCCGAAATCGTAGTGAATCTCCGAGCTGGGGCCGCAGGGGCCGGTGGTGCCGGTGGGGCCCCAGAAGTTATCCTCCCGGCCAAAGCGGACGATTTTGTGCTCCGGCACGCCGATTTCCCGCCAGAGCCTGAAGGACTCCTCATCATCAAGATAGATAGTAATCCAGAGGTTATCCGGCGACAGTTTCATGCGTTCGGTAAAGAACTCCCAGGCCCAGGCGATGGCTTCTTTTTTAAAATAATCGCCCACGCTAAAGTTGCCCAGCATCTCAAAGAAGGTCAGGTGGCGGTCATCGCCGACCGACTCGATATCCGTGGTGCGGAAACATTTCTGGCAGGAGGTGAGGCGGAGAGCGGGCGGCCGGGCCTGCCCCAGAAAGAACGGCTGGACCTGCACCACCCCGGCGGTGGTGAGGAGAAGGGTGGGGTCGTTTTTGGGAATAAGGGAGGAACTGGGAATGACCTTATGGCCTTTCTC
This genomic interval from Dehalococcoidales bacterium contains the following:
- the alaS gene encoding alanine--tRNA ligase — encoded protein: MNSDEIRSAFLKFFEEKGHKVIPSSSLIPKNDPTLLLTTAGVVQVQPFFLGQARPPALRLTSCQKCFRTTDIESVGDDRHLTFFEMLGNFSVGDYFKKEAIAWAWEFFTERMKLSPDNLWITIYLDDEESFRLWREIGVPEHKIVRFGREDNFWGPTGTTGPCGPSSEIHYDFGVDKGCGKSDCQPNCECGRFKEIWNLVFTQYFQDEQGNHTPLPRPNIDTGMGFERIVMVMAGQDNVYATDIFAALMDKVGGLTGKKYGANPEDDTAMRIVAEHGRSLAFLIADGVLPDNEGRGYVLRRLLRRAALFGRRLGMTKPFLAEIATTAIKQMNHIYPELKQRQSFIIKLITFEETRFEETLSTGLEILEQILAGKDGKNTARIAGADAFKLYDTYGFPIELTREIVARSGFSVDMAGFEAEMQKQRERARASHKFDVALELKDADKLDLKATEFVGYTCLERQARIVKFLVDTRVADTVAAGQTASLVLDTSPFYAEMGGQLGDTGEIIGAGGRFRVTDTVRLPPDITIHQGHVVEGGFSAGEEVRAVVDMERRRDIQRNHTATHLLQAALRQVLGEHIQQRGSLVAPERLRFDFSHLAAMTPAEIKAVQRIVNDKIRQNLKVNDEQTAYKKAVESGAIALFDEKYGDVVRVLRIGDPAVSTELCGGTHAAYTGEIGYFHILSEGSIGAGLRRIEAVTGREAEAFIDRSLAGLSRVAQSLEAAPENVPDKLAALLNELEAEKKRSLSLERDLARKEAETLLARAEEIKGIKVLAARISSDSQQVLREMADFLRDSLKSGIVVLGAVSGERPMFIATVTPDLVAKGYNAGDIVRQVSKVTGGGGGGKAGFAQAGGKDTNRLDEALALVKSLI